One part of the Helicobacter cetorum MIT 99-5656 genome encodes these proteins:
- a CDS encoding YggT family protein: protein MIFSTLINAVAVILSSLITLYMWVIIIYSLLSFVQPNPNNPVVQILARLCEPVFYFLRSKFKLVYNGLDFAPLVVIIVLKFLDLTFIQWLFMLAKNL, encoded by the coding sequence ATGATATTTTCCACTCTCATTAATGCTGTAGCCGTCATTCTAAGCTCACTCATTACGCTGTATATGTGGGTAATCATTATTTATTCACTTCTAAGCTTTGTGCAACCTAACCCTAATAATCCTGTCGTGCAAATTCTTGCTCGCTTGTGTGAGCCGGTGTTTTATTTCTTGCGTTCTAAATTCAAACTCGTGTATAATGGACTAGATTTTGCTCCCTTAGTGGTGATTATTGTTTTGAAATTTCTAGATTTGACTTTCATTCAATGGCTCTTTATGCTCGCAAAAAATCTCTAA